TCTATCTATTGATACACCGGTAATACGTTGTAACGATTCAGCAAGGTTAGTATCAGGAAATTTCCCCATATCCTCAGCCGAAATTGCATCAACAATTCCTGAGGAGTCACGCTTAATATCCATTGAGCGCTGCAATGAACCTCTGATACCAGTTACCTGTATTATTTCTACATCTTCGTCTACAGCGGATTCAGCAGCATAGCTTTGGTGAGGAAGCGCAACCGATCCTATTGCAGCGAGAATGGCTGTTGAAATTATCTTTCTCTTAAACATCATAGTGTCCTTTTTCTTATTTAATTATTATTGACGTACTGCAAGATTTTTAAGATTTTCTCAAACCATAATTGTAAACGATTTGTTTCATCTTTTTCTGCCAATAAATAACTTTGTGTGTGTATGTTTTAAACGTTTTACAAAGACCACAACCAGTTTCAAGCTAATGTTATTTAAATAAAATCCTTAAATAACATCAGGTTCATGCTAATTCTTTGTGCTTTTTTACTTTAAAATATTTTCATTTCTTCATATTTCCTCATTTCCCTCATATATTGAATATTCAAGATAAATATAATGGTCATATTGACCATATCTTTTCACGACAAATAAAATCGCTATCTGTGTTTAACAGCAAATTTGAATTGTTTATGGATATTTATATTAAGCTTGTTCATACGGGCTAATCGTTTTTATTTTTCCACTTTCATCATGCTCAAGTTTGGCCATTTTTATACTGCGTAAATGGGTTTGCCCGCCAGATAAGGTGCTGTCATGATAAAATAAAAACCAACTACCATTGTGTTTTACAATTGAGTGATGAGTGGTCCATCCCAATACTGGGTTCAAAATAACGCCTTGATAAGTAAATGGACCATATGGGTTATCGCCTGTTGCATAAACAATTTTATGTGTATCACCCGTTGAATATGAAAAGTAATAAACCCCGTTATGTTTATGTACCCAAGGCCCTTCAAAAAAGCGGCGGTGGTTGTCGCACACTGTGATCGCAGCTCCGCTTTCATCTAAAACAACCACCTCTTTTACGTCTTCACTTAGGCTGATCATATTATCTGAGAGTTTGGCTACACGCGCAGGTATTGCGGGTTCTCCCGGTTTAGGGTAAATATTTTGTTCGTTAAAATTGCTCGTTTGCCAATTTTGTAATTGACCGCCCCACAACCCCCCAAAATATAAGTAATGGCTTGAATCTTCATCTTCAAACACCGCAGGGTCAATGCTAAATGTACCTTGAATATAATCATCTTCGGCTTTAAATGGACCTGTTGGGCTGTCACTTTTTGCAACACCAATTCTAAAAATGCCTTGCTGATCGCGTGCGGGAAAATAAAGATAATACTGCCCAAGCTTATGCGCGGCATCGGGAGCCCACATTTGCTTACTTGCCCATTTCACGTCGTCTACACAAAGTGCTACACCATGGTCTATGACTTTACCTGTACTTTCCTCCAGCGAAAGCACATGGTAGTCACGCATCGCAAAGTGGTCACCGTTATCATTAATTTCATTTTTTGATTCAATGTCGTGTGACGGGTAAATATACATTGTACCGTTAAACACATGTGCTGACGGGTCAGCGGTATACATGTGTTCAACCAATACATTGTGATTTTGTATTAGTGAGTTGGCGCGTTGTAAATCTTTTAATTGTTTAAGTTCAGCGTCACTTAATCCATTAGATGGGGGCGCTGCTTGCGCTGTATTTTGCATTTTAACTCCTAGTATTGTCTGCCCAATTTGTGCTTTTAAAACAAAAAATTGAGATGCTAAATTAGTCTATTGTTTTACTATCAGCCAATTGCGTTTGAATGCGTTTTACTTCGGGCTCGGTAAGTTTGTAACGCGTTATAAAAATTAAACATACCACGGTACAAATGACTGGAATGCCAGCAAAGGCGAGTAGAATTCCTGATAGCGTGTGTTCTGATTGTGCTTGATTAGGTACGTAGGCGTACCCTGATAATATCCAACCAGCAATGGCACCACCTATTGCAAAGCCTAGTTTGATAGCCAGTAAGTGGCCCGAAAAAGTTACTGCAGTTAATCTGCGCCCAACCTTTAATG
The sequence above is drawn from the Pseudoalteromonas espejiana DSM 9414 genome and encodes:
- a CDS encoding glycoside hydrolase family 43 protein codes for the protein MQNTAQAAPPSNGLSDAELKQLKDLQRANSLIQNHNVLVEHMYTADPSAHVFNGTMYIYPSHDIESKNEINDNGDHFAMRDYHVLSLEESTGKVIDHGVALCVDDVKWASKQMWAPDAAHKLGQYYLYFPARDQQGIFRIGVAKSDSPTGPFKAEDDYIQGTFSIDPAVFEDEDSSHYLYFGGLWGGQLQNWQTSNFNEQNIYPKPGEPAIPARVAKLSDNMISLSEDVKEVVVLDESGAAITVCDNHRRFFEGPWVHKHNGVYYFSYSTGDTHKIVYATGDNPYGPFTYQGVILNPVLGWTTHHSIVKHNGSWFLFYHDSTLSGGQTHLRSIKMAKLEHDESGKIKTISPYEQA